A stretch of the Candidatus Denitrolinea symbiosum genome encodes the following:
- a CDS encoding methyl transferase containing SET domain has protein sequence MIEKFFSWLSPKVESVPFHHKGGCGVVARQLVSAGEVVVMWGGRVIPSSELDFSVPDFSKRVLQVDEDLFLFNPLLNDPADCFNHSCDPNAGMNGPTSLIAMRDIFAGEEIAFDYAMCDGSDYDEFDCNCGAPCCRHHISGADWKNPELQRRYAGYFSPYLQRRIAASFLHL, from the coding sequence GTGATTGAAAAATTCTTTTCCTGGCTTTCCCCAAAAGTTGAATCTGTCCCGTTCCATCACAAAGGCGGTTGCGGCGTCGTCGCCCGCCAGCTCGTCTCCGCGGGGGAGGTCGTCGTCATGTGGGGCGGACGCGTCATCCCCTCCTCCGAATTGGATTTCTCTGTCCCCGATTTTTCCAAACGCGTCCTGCAAGTAGACGAAGACCTCTTCCTCTTCAACCCGCTCCTCAACGATCCCGCCGATTGCTTCAACCATAGCTGCGATCCCAACGCGGGCATGAACGGCCCGACCAGTCTCATCGCCATGCGCGATATTTTCGCGGGCGAAGAGATCGCCTTCGATTACGCCATGTGCGACGGCTCCGATTACGACGAGTTCGACTGCAATTGCGGCGCGCCTTGTTGTCGTCATCATATCTCAGGCGCGGACTGGAAGAATCCCGAACTGCAACGACGCTACGCGGGATATTTCTCTCCGTACTTGCAACGACGCATTGCCGCTTCGTTTCTTCATCTTTGA
- a CDS encoding alcohol dehydrogenase: protein MKATLFRQHGGPEVLEYTDFPAPEPKPGEALVRIRAAALNRMDVMVRNGWPGLKLELPHINGADGAGEIVSISPPQIGTLGEGPGVGSRVVVNANLGCGQCDYCLSGRDNMCRNWHLLGETVRGTYAEYVCLPTRQLYKLPDDFDFHKAAAAALVYQTAWHSLITRGQLKAGETVLIVGAGGGVNTASVQIAKFAGARIVVVGSDAKKLEAAASLGADVLIDRSKNEDWSKAVFLATEKRGVDAVVDNVGTTFMQSLRCLKKGGRLLTVGNSGGPRFEIDNRFIFAKHLSIIGSTMSPLKDFSTVMDLIVAGKLQPVLDKTFPLKDAAAAQERLWKGENFGKITLAC from the coding sequence ATGAAAGCCACCCTCTTCCGTCAGCATGGCGGACCCGAAGTCCTCGAATATACCGACTTCCCCGCGCCGGAGCCAAAGCCCGGCGAAGCCCTCGTCCGCATCCGCGCCGCGGCCCTCAACCGCATGGACGTGATGGTCCGCAACGGCTGGCCCGGTCTCAAACTCGAACTCCCCCACATCAACGGCGCGGACGGCGCGGGCGAGATCGTCTCCATCTCCCCTCCCCAAATCGGTACATTGGGGGAGGGGCCGGGGGTGGGGTCCCGCGTCGTCGTCAACGCCAACCTCGGCTGCGGACAGTGCGACTACTGCCTCAGCGGTCGGGACAACATGTGCCGCAACTGGCATCTCCTCGGCGAGACCGTGCGCGGGACCTACGCGGAGTACGTCTGCCTGCCGACGCGTCAACTTTACAAACTGCCCGACGACTTCGACTTCCACAAAGCCGCGGCCGCCGCGCTGGTCTATCAGACCGCCTGGCATTCGCTCATCACGCGCGGACAGTTGAAGGCGGGCGAGACCGTCCTCATCGTCGGCGCGGGAGGCGGAGTCAACACCGCCAGCGTGCAGATCGCCAAATTCGCGGGCGCACGGATCGTCGTCGTCGGCTCGGACGCGAAGAAACTCGAGGCGGCGGCCTCCCTCGGCGCGGACGTCCTCATTGACCGCTCGAAAAACGAAGACTGGTCGAAAGCCGTCTTCCTCGCTACCGAAAAACGCGGCGTGGACGCGGTCGTGGACAACGTCGGCACGACCTTCATGCAATCGCTCCGCTGTCTCAAAAAAGGCGGACGCCTGCTCACCGTCGGCAATAGCGGCGGCCCGCGCTTCGAAATTGACAACCGCTTCATCTTCGCCAAGCATCTCTCTATCATCGGCTCGACGATGAGTCCGCTGAAAGATTTTTCCACCGTCATGGACCTGATCGTGGCGGGCAAACTTCAACCCGTCCTCGACAAAACCTTCCCGCTCAAAGACGCGGCAGCCGCGCAGGAACGGCTATGGAAGGGCGAAAACTTTGGAAAGATCACCCTGGCGTGTTGA
- a CDS encoding acyl-CoA dehydrogenase: protein MSDTILFPFSDEHKMIRDTARDFAQNEIAPIAAEFDESGEFPHATIKKMGGMGFMGIEVPEQYGGAGMDCLSYALALEEICKADAAHGVVMSVNNSLYCHGILKFGTEEQKKKFITPVASGKSIGAYSLTEPMSGSDASNMKSRAKRDGDFYVLNGTKSWVTSGPVADYFVVFMMTDPEKKAKGITAFLVEGNTPGLKRGKKEPKLGIRASATSELMFEDCRVPAANRLGEEGDGFRIAMTVLDVGRIGIAAQALGIAEAAYEASVAYAKEREAFGQKIGEFQGTGFKIADMKTRIEAARLMVYNAALAKERAKSTGERFTLQASTAKLFASETAMFCAHAAVQIHGGMGYSRELPVERYFRDAKITEIYEGTSEIQRLVISRAELGLR from the coding sequence ATGTCCGACACCATCCTATTTCCCTTTTCAGACGAACACAAGATGATCCGCGACACTGCCCGCGATTTCGCGCAGAACGAGATCGCGCCCATCGCGGCGGAGTTCGACGAGAGCGGCGAATTTCCCCATGCCACCATCAAAAAGATGGGCGGAATGGGATTCATGGGCATCGAGGTCCCCGAACAGTACGGCGGCGCGGGCATGGACTGCCTGTCGTACGCGCTGGCGCTCGAGGAGATCTGCAAAGCGGACGCGGCGCACGGCGTGGTCATGTCGGTCAACAACTCGTTGTACTGTCACGGCATTTTGAAATTCGGGACCGAAGAACAAAAGAAGAAATTCATCACGCCCGTCGCATCGGGAAAGTCCATCGGCGCGTACTCGCTGACCGAGCCGATGTCGGGGTCGGACGCCTCCAACATGAAGAGCCGCGCCAAACGCGACGGCGATTTCTACGTGCTGAACGGGACCAAGTCCTGGGTCACGAGCGGACCTGTGGCGGACTACTTCGTCGTCTTTATGATGACCGACCCCGAAAAGAAAGCCAAAGGCATCACCGCCTTCCTGGTGGAAGGGAATACGCCCGGACTCAAACGCGGCAAGAAGGAGCCGAAACTCGGCATCCGCGCCTCCGCCACCAGCGAACTGATGTTTGAAGACTGCCGCGTCCCCGCCGCGAACCGGCTGGGCGAGGAAGGCGACGGCTTCAGGATCGCCATGACCGTCCTCGATGTGGGACGCATCGGCATCGCGGCGCAGGCGCTGGGGATCGCCGAGGCCGCCTACGAAGCGAGCGTGGCCTACGCCAAAGAGCGCGAGGCCTTCGGGCAGAAGATCGGCGAATTCCAGGGGACGGGCTTCAAGATCGCGGACATGAAAACGCGCATCGAGGCCGCGCGGCTGATGGTCTACAACGCCGCGCTGGCAAAGGAACGCGCCAAGTCCACGGGCGAGCGATTCACCCTCCAGGCCTCCACCGCCAAATTGTTCGCGTCCGAAACGGCCATGTTCTGCGCGCACGCCGCGGTCCAGATCCACGGCGGGATGGGCTACAGCCGCGAACTGCCCGTGGAGCGGTACTTCCGCGACGCCAAGATCACCGAAATCTACGAAGGCACGAGCGAGATCCAGCGTCTCGTCATCAGCCGCGCCGAACTGGGGCTGAGGTAA